A region from the Xenopus laevis strain J_2021 chromosome 4S, Xenopus_laevis_v10.1, whole genome shotgun sequence genome encodes:
- the rela.S gene encoding putative transcription factor p65 homolog, whose protein sequence is MEEDIEVVFVLGKWEARGIFSQADVHRQVAIVFRTPAFQHTQIRQTVKVQMQLRRPSDKEVSETMEFQYLPDEADPHHIEEKRKRTLDSFKHYVKKNPFAGGETRPQRRIAVANRNVPTKSEPLTASIRPSMSVPNPGVPSLPFSMPVLKAENVASPLTLRSTVNISDFSNLGFSSQPPPQSDHERLESILNYPSFPNVDLVEMLPNETESRCTSLSSIDNSDFSQLLSESQTSGTLSAALQEPGTSQGTLMSYPQSIARLMTNRPNEDDGGERIDSGLINGIFDIQPGGESLASLFDLDISSLINNMK, encoded by the exons ATGGAGG AAGATATTGAGGTGGTATTCGTTCTGGGCAAATGGGAAGCTCGTGGGATATTTTCCCAAGCAGATGTTCACCGTCAGGTAGCCATTGTCTTCAGAACACCTGCTTTTCAACACACACAAATACGGCAGACTGTCAAAGTGCAAATGCAGCTGAGGCGGCCGTCGGATAAAGAAGTCAGTGAGACAATGGAGTTTCAGTATCTTCCAGATGAAG CTGACCCCCACCATATTGAGGAAAAACGGAAAAGGACCCTTGACAGTTTCAAGCATTACGTGAAGAAGAATCCTTTTGCAG GAGGAGAAACACGACCCCAACGCAGAATTGCTGTGGCAAATCGTAATGTGCCAACAAAGTCAG AGCCTTTAACAGCATCCATAAGACCCAGCATGTCGGTTCCAAATCCAGGGGTGCCCTCTCTTCCATTCTCCATGCCCGTTTTAAAGGCTGAGAACGTGGCTTCACCTTTGACTCTTCGGTCCACCGTCAACATCAGCGACTTCAGCAATCTAGGATTTTCATCACAGCCTCCCCCTCAGTCTGATCACGAACGCTTAGAATCCATTTTAAACTACCCCTCATTCCCAAATGTGGATTTAGTAGAAATGTTGCCGAATGAGACGGAGAGCCGTTGTACCAGTTTGAGTTCTATTGACAATAGTGACTTTAGCCAGCTTCTCAGCGAGTCACAAACATCTGGGACACTCTCCGCAGCTTTACAAGAGCCTGGAACTAGTCAAGGTACACTCATGTCTTATCCTCAATCCATTGCTCGGCTTATGACCAACCGGCCCAATGAGGATGATGGCGGCGAGAGAATTGACAGTGGCCTAATTAATGGGATTTTTGACATTCAACCAGGAGGAGAGTCTTTAGCCTCGTTATTTGATCTTGACAtatcttctttaataaataacatgaaaTAA